AAATTCATTTAACAATTAATAAAATAATTTAACAATATTATTATGATTTTGTTTCTGCTGTGCTTTTCTCAATATCTTGTATAATTTTTTCTCCGTTATAGTAACCACAAGATGGACAAACATGATGAGGGAGTTTAAATTCATGGCA
The Atribacterota bacterium DNA segment above includes these coding regions:
- the rpmF gene encoding 50S ribosomal protein L32 translates to MACPKRKTSKSRKNKRRSHLAQKSINLIECPRCHEFKLPHHVCPSCGYYNGEKIIQDIEKSTAETKS